A region from the Bradyrhizobium erythrophlei genome encodes:
- a CDS encoding c-type cytochrome → MVMIAFSRTAVLAVQLIVPICVLAATSGMSQAGDVKAGRAKAMMCQACHGLDGLSKTPDSPNIASQIEPYLVAQLQAFKSGLRKNDAMSVVAPTLSDKDIEDLAAYYAAIEISVGKLPGQ, encoded by the coding sequence ATGGTCATGATTGCGTTTTCAAGGACGGCCGTGCTGGCCGTCCAGCTGATTGTACCGATTTGTGTTCTCGCGGCGACCTCCGGCATGAGCCAGGCCGGCGACGTCAAGGCCGGCCGCGCCAAGGCGATGATGTGCCAGGCCTGTCACGGCCTCGACGGCCTCTCGAAAACCCCCGACTCGCCGAACATCGCGAGCCAGATCGAGCCCTATCTCGTCGCGCAATTGCAGGCGTTCAAATCGGGGCTGCGGAAGAACGACGCGATGAGCGTGGTCGCGCCGACTTTGTCCGACAAGGACATCGAGGATCTCGCGGCGTATTACGCGGCGATCGAGATCAGCGTCGGGAAGTTGCCGGGGCAGTAG
- a CDS encoding aldehyde dehydrogenase family protein translates to MAVTQAIPITRHPYADGSYKKMLIDGNWVDAASGKRFDTHNPATGELLATVAEGDAEDINRAVAAARRAFEGPWSKVKPFERQALLLKLADLVEKNFEELSQLDTLDMGAPISRTRGNKLRVLGMLRYYAGQATALHGETIENSLPGEIFSYTLKEPVGVVGAIIPWNGPLAASVWKIGPAIATGCTVILKPAEEAPLTSLRLGELAMEAGIPPGVVNVVPGFGETAGAALASHHGVDKVAFTGSHVTGQSIVKASAGNLKRVSLELGGKSPDIVFADADLDAAVPGAAMAVFANSGQICSAGTRLFVENKVYDEFVGRVAEFGKKLQVGNGLDPNTQIGPLVSAQQMERVSGYLAIGQKEGAHALTGGAPLTEGALSKGYFVPPTVFANVHDNMRIAQEEIFGPVISAISFKDTDELINRANATTFGLGSGVWTRDVSKAHRVARALRAGSVWVNCYQAMDPAVPFGGYKMSGYGRESGKQHLEEYLNVKAVWIKTA, encoded by the coding sequence ATGGCTGTGACGCAGGCAATTCCGATCACACGTCATCCCTATGCGGATGGTTCCTACAAGAAAATGCTGATCGACGGTAACTGGGTCGACGCCGCCTCTGGGAAGCGCTTTGACACCCACAACCCCGCGACCGGCGAATTGCTCGCCACCGTCGCCGAGGGCGATGCCGAGGATATCAATCGCGCGGTTGCCGCGGCGCGCCGCGCCTTCGAAGGGCCGTGGAGCAAGGTCAAGCCGTTCGAGCGGCAGGCTTTGCTGCTAAAGCTCGCCGATCTCGTCGAGAAGAATTTTGAGGAGCTTTCGCAGCTCGATACGCTCGACATGGGCGCGCCGATCAGCCGCACCCGCGGCAACAAACTGCGCGTGCTCGGCATGCTCCGCTATTACGCCGGACAGGCCACCGCGCTGCATGGCGAGACCATCGAGAACTCGCTGCCGGGCGAAATCTTCTCCTACACCCTGAAGGAGCCTGTCGGCGTCGTCGGCGCGATCATTCCGTGGAACGGTCCGCTCGCCGCCAGTGTCTGGAAAATCGGCCCCGCCATCGCCACCGGCTGCACTGTGATCCTCAAGCCTGCGGAAGAAGCGCCGCTGACCTCGCTGCGGCTCGGCGAACTCGCGATGGAAGCCGGCATTCCGCCCGGCGTCGTCAACGTGGTGCCGGGCTTTGGCGAGACCGCGGGCGCGGCACTGGCTTCGCATCACGGCGTCGACAAGGTCGCCTTCACCGGCTCGCACGTGACCGGACAGTCGATCGTCAAGGCGTCGGCGGGCAATCTCAAGCGCGTGTCGCTGGAGCTCGGCGGCAAGTCGCCCGACATCGTGTTCGCCGACGCCGATCTCGACGCGGCGGTGCCGGGTGCGGCGATGGCGGTGTTCGCCAATTCCGGCCAGATCTGCAGCGCCGGAACGCGGCTGTTCGTCGAGAACAAGGTGTATGACGAGTTCGTCGGCCGCGTCGCCGAATTCGGCAAGAAGCTTCAGGTCGGCAACGGCCTCGACCCTAATACGCAGATCGGCCCATTGGTGTCGGCGCAGCAGATGGAGCGCGTCTCCGGCTATCTCGCCATCGGCCAGAAGGAAGGCGCTCACGCGCTGACCGGCGGGGCTCCGCTGACCGAGGGCGCGCTGTCGAAGGGTTACTTCGTGCCGCCGACGGTCTTCGCCAATGTTCACGACAATATGCGGATCGCGCAGGAAGAGATCTTCGGCCCGGTGATTTCAGCGATCTCCTTCAAGGATACCGACGAGCTGATCAACCGCGCCAATGCCACGACCTTCGGTTTGGGCAGTGGCGTCTGGACCAGGGACGTCAGCAAGGCGCATCGGGTGGCAAGAGCGCTGCGCGCCGGCTCGGTCTGGGTCAATTGCTATCAGGCGATGGACCCGGCGGTGCCGTTCGGCGGCTACAAGATGAGCGGTTACGGCCGCGAGTCAGGCAAGCAGCACCTGGAGGAATATCTCAACGTCAAGGCGGTCTGGATCAAGACCGCGTAG
- a CDS encoding amidohydrolase family protein yields the protein MAATRIDCDIHPAVGGTRTTLLPYLDDHWKEQVVSRAIDGLDLTSYPPDMPLSGRADWRPAKGKPGSDLEMVRRGAFDQLGASHAICNVLYGAQAVYDPYMAAAFCKAINDWIAAEWLSRDKRLRASIVVPLQAPDLAIEEIERRAGDDRFVSVLVLAQGETLLGRRHFWPVWQAAEKHQLPIAIHAGSEYRAAPSSVGWPSYRYEYYLAEAQAFQAQVLSLIYEGVFVKFPGLKVVLMESGVSWLPAFMWRANKTWRGVRVEVPWVDREPAAIMRDHIRLTTQPFDSPPDAKGVADIIDMIGSDKMFLFSSDYPHWQFDGDDAIPPHLPASLVARMCEDNPLETFPRLKLAA from the coding sequence ATGGCCGCCACGCGGATCGACTGCGATATCCATCCCGCCGTGGGCGGAACGCGCACGACGCTATTGCCCTATCTCGACGATCACTGGAAGGAACAGGTGGTGAGCCGGGCCATCGACGGGCTCGATCTGACCAGCTATCCGCCCGACATGCCGCTATCCGGCCGTGCCGACTGGCGGCCGGCCAAGGGCAAGCCCGGCAGCGATCTTGAGATGGTCCGGCGCGGGGCGTTTGACCAGCTCGGCGCGAGCCACGCGATCTGCAACGTGCTGTACGGGGCGCAGGCGGTCTACGATCCCTATATGGCCGCCGCCTTCTGCAAAGCGATCAACGACTGGATCGCGGCCGAATGGCTTTCGCGGGACAAGCGCCTGCGGGCCTCGATCGTGGTGCCCCTGCAGGCGCCGGATCTGGCGATCGAGGAAATCGAGCGCCGCGCCGGCGACGACAGGTTCGTCTCGGTGCTGGTGCTGGCGCAGGGCGAGACGCTGCTGGGGCGCCGCCATTTCTGGCCGGTGTGGCAGGCCGCCGAGAAACACCAACTGCCGATCGCGATCCACGCCGGCAGCGAATATCGCGCCGCGCCGAGTTCGGTCGGCTGGCCGTCCTATCGCTACGAATATTATCTGGCCGAGGCGCAGGCGTTTCAGGCCCAGGTGCTCAGCCTGATCTACGAGGGCGTGTTCGTGAAGTTTCCCGGCCTCAAGGTGGTGCTGATGGAATCCGGCGTGAGCTGGCTGCCGGCCTTCATGTGGCGCGCCAACAAGACCTGGCGCGGCGTCCGCGTCGAGGTGCCGTGGGTCGACCGCGAGCCGGCCGCCATCATGCGCGACCACATCCGCCTGACCACGCAGCCCTTCGACAGTCCGCCGGACGCCAAGGGCGTCGCCGACATCATCGATATGATCGGCTCCGACAAGATGTTCCTCTTTTCGTCGGATTACCCGCACTGGCAATTCGACGGCGACGACGCGATCCCGCCGCATCTGCCCGCCAGTCTCGTGGCGCGCATGTGTGAAGACAATCCGCTCGAAACCTTTCCGCGGCTGAAGCTCGCCGCTTGA
- a CDS encoding PQQ-dependent sugar dehydrogenase, whose product MKLSLKTTAAILSLAAFPAAAQPAQPTPPSALDTLGAMHQTGTPIDWPEVPQTGQKADTVKQNLAKVKLPPGFHISLYALVPDARHIAVGPQGVATFVGTRKSKVWVVTDRSRGGVGDEVKEFAPTLPKKIPNGVCFSKDGFLYIAEQNRVLEYAAAEFFYESPDVVAGAVVPEGELIPKGDESYNHTARVCRVGPDNKLYIQLGQPYNVPAKEKVDTYRKLGIGGIIRMDRDGKNREVFAIGLRNPVGMDFNPKDKSLWTNDNQVDGMGDDIPPGEMNRITAIGQEFGFPWYGGGHTRTNEYKNDTPPANVIFPEVEQAAHAADLGLIVYTGNMFPKKYQGAIFSTQHGSWNRTVPVGARVLVTYLKDDGHAAGKSEPFAEGWNDNGYYLGRPVDVAQLPDGSLLVSDDLVGALYRIWYDGK is encoded by the coding sequence ATGAAGCTTAGTTTGAAGACGACGGCTGCGATCTTGTCGCTGGCCGCTTTTCCCGCGGCGGCGCAGCCTGCTCAGCCCACCCCACCGAGTGCGCTCGATACGCTGGGTGCCATGCACCAGACGGGCACCCCGATCGACTGGCCCGAAGTGCCGCAAACCGGCCAGAAGGCCGATACCGTCAAACAGAATCTGGCCAAGGTCAAACTGCCGCCGGGCTTCCACATTTCGCTGTACGCGCTGGTTCCCGATGCCCGCCACATCGCGGTCGGCCCGCAGGGCGTCGCGACCTTTGTCGGCACGCGCAAATCCAAGGTCTGGGTGGTGACCGACCGCTCCCGTGGCGGCGTCGGCGACGAGGTCAAGGAATTCGCGCCGACCCTGCCGAAGAAGATCCCCAACGGCGTCTGCTTCTCGAAGGACGGCTTCCTCTACATCGCCGAACAAAACCGGGTGCTGGAATATGCCGCGGCCGAGTTCTTCTATGAAAGCCCGGATGTCGTCGCCGGCGCCGTGGTTCCCGAAGGAGAGCTGATTCCGAAAGGGGATGAGAGCTACAATCACACCGCCCGGGTTTGCCGGGTGGGGCCGGACAACAAGCTCTATATCCAGCTCGGACAGCCCTACAACGTGCCGGCCAAGGAGAAGGTCGACACCTACCGCAAGCTCGGCATCGGCGGCATCATCCGTATGGACCGCGACGGCAAGAACCGCGAGGTCTTTGCGATCGGACTGCGCAATCCCGTCGGCATGGACTTCAATCCGAAGGACAAGTCGCTCTGGACCAACGACAACCAGGTCGACGGCATGGGCGACGATATTCCCCCCGGCGAGATGAATCGCATCACCGCGATCGGCCAGGAATTCGGCTTTCCCTGGTATGGCGGCGGTCACACCCGCACCAACGAGTACAAGAACGATACGCCGCCGGCCAACGTGATCTTCCCGGAAGTCGAGCAGGCCGCCCACGCCGCCGACCTCGGCCTGATCGTCTACACCGGCAACATGTTCCCCAAGAAGTATCAGGGCGCGATCTTCTCGACACAGCACGGTTCGTGGAACCGGACCGTGCCGGTCGGCGCCCGGGTGCTGGTGACGTATCTCAAGGATGACGGCCACGCCGCCGGGAAATCCGAGCCGTTCGCCGAAGGCTGGAACGACAACGGCTATTACCTCGGCCGCCCGGTCGATGTGGCGCAACTGCCCGACGGCTCGCTGCTGGTGTCCGACGACCTCGTCGGCGCGCTCTACCGGATCTGGTACGACGGCAAGTAA
- a CDS encoding SDR family NAD(P)-dependent oxidoreductase → MPHPAISPNNVAVVTGGASGIGFAAAMRFARLGMKVCIADLGGDRLAAAETKLSSLAPGGAADILASAVDVSRIEDVAALEAAVRKRFGGADILMNNAGIQPGSQIFGPLANWQRILGVNLWSVIHGAQVFAPGMIERGRPGLIINTGSKQGITTPPGDPAYNVSKAGVKAFTEALQHELRNAAEGRISAHLFIPGFVFTGLTAKGRIEKPAGAWTPEQTVDFMIERVGAGDFYILCPDNDVPRQLDERRILWAAGDIVENRPALSRWHPDYAEAFAAFVKDK, encoded by the coding sequence GTGCCCCATCCAGCCATATCGCCGAACAATGTTGCCGTCGTCACCGGAGGCGCCTCCGGCATCGGCTTTGCCGCGGCGATGCGGTTCGCGCGGCTCGGCATGAAAGTGTGCATCGCCGATCTCGGCGGCGACCGGCTCGCGGCGGCCGAAACAAAACTGTCATCTTTGGCCCCTGGCGGGGCCGCCGACATCCTGGCGAGCGCCGTCGACGTCAGCCGGATCGAGGACGTCGCGGCGCTGGAGGCCGCGGTACGAAAACGGTTCGGCGGCGCCGATATCCTGATGAACAATGCCGGCATTCAGCCGGGCAGCCAGATCTTCGGCCCCTTGGCGAACTGGCAGCGCATTCTCGGCGTCAATCTCTGGAGCGTGATCCACGGCGCGCAGGTGTTCGCGCCCGGCATGATCGAGCGCGGCCGGCCCGGGCTGATCATCAACACCGGCTCCAAGCAGGGCATCACCACCCCGCCCGGCGATCCCGCCTACAATGTCTCGAAGGCCGGCGTGAAGGCGTTTACCGAAGCGCTGCAGCACGAACTGCGCAACGCGGCCGAGGGCCGCATCAGCGCGCATCTTTTCATCCCCGGCTTCGTCTTTACCGGTCTCACCGCGAAAGGCCGCATCGAGAAGCCGGCCGGGGCCTGGACGCCGGAGCAAACCGTCGACTTCATGATCGAGCGGGTCGGGGCCGGAGATTTCTATATTCTCTGTCCGGACAACGACGTGCCGCGACAGCTCGATGAGCGGCGGATTCTCTGGGCGGCCGGCGACATCGTCGAAAACCGGCCCGCGCTGTCGCGCTGGCATCCGGATTACGCCGAGGCGTTTGCTGCGTTTGTGAAGGATAAATGA
- a CDS encoding alkene reductase, translating to MNFPSLFSPLQVGPYRLTHRVVMAPLTRMRAERPSLAPRPLNAEYYAQRATPGGLIIAEASPVMAGGFGNPGVPGIHSEAQVKGWRAVVDAVHARGGLIFLQLWHVGRVSHSSFQPGGALPVAPSAVPISAELKTMTADGKPASYETPRALETSEIAGIVEAFRQGASNAMKAGFDGVEIHGANGYLIEQFLQSRSNLRTDRYGGGIESRARFLMEITEAVIGVWGASRVGVRLSPYGIANDSGEADPMPLYSHVVQTLNPLGLAYLHFIEPRSSGAGRAEVNHQNVPSAMVLFRPIWKGILITAGGFTGETANAAIADGHADAIAFGRIFISNPDLPRRLSQGLPLTPYNRATFYGGEEKGYTDYPVYGELEPA from the coding sequence ATGAATTTTCCCTCGCTGTTTTCACCATTGCAGGTCGGTCCCTACCGGCTCACTCACCGGGTCGTGATGGCGCCGTTGACGCGGATGCGAGCCGAACGGCCGAGCCTCGCGCCGCGGCCCCTGAACGCGGAATATTACGCGCAACGCGCGACGCCGGGTGGCTTGATCATCGCGGAGGCTTCGCCTGTCATGGCAGGCGGGTTCGGCAATCCCGGTGTGCCTGGCATCCACTCGGAAGCACAGGTCAAGGGCTGGCGCGCGGTCGTCGACGCGGTTCACGCCAGGGGCGGCTTGATTTTCCTCCAGCTCTGGCATGTCGGACGCGTCTCGCATTCCTCGTTCCAGCCCGGCGGCGCGCTGCCGGTCGCGCCCTCGGCCGTGCCGATTTCCGCCGAGCTGAAGACCATGACGGCTGATGGAAAGCCCGCTTCCTACGAGACCCCGCGCGCGCTCGAGACCAGCGAGATCGCCGGCATCGTTGAGGCCTTCCGGCAGGGGGCAAGCAATGCGATGAAAGCCGGCTTCGACGGCGTTGAGATCCATGGTGCCAACGGCTATCTGATCGAGCAATTCCTGCAATCGCGCAGCAATCTGCGCACCGACCGGTACGGCGGCGGAATCGAAAGCCGCGCGCGCTTCCTGATGGAGATCACGGAAGCCGTGATCGGGGTGTGGGGCGCGAGCCGCGTCGGCGTGCGGCTGTCGCCCTATGGCATCGCCAATGATTCCGGCGAAGCCGATCCGATGCCGCTTTACAGCCACGTGGTCCAGACGCTCAACCCGCTCGGGTTGGCGTACTTGCATTTCATCGAGCCGCGCTCGAGCGGCGCAGGGCGCGCCGAGGTCAACCATCAGAACGTGCCGTCGGCGATGGTACTGTTCCGCCCGATCTGGAAAGGGATCCTGATCACGGCAGGCGGTTTTACGGGCGAGACGGCGAACGCCGCGATCGCCGACGGTCACGCCGACGCCATCGCGTTCGGCCGCATCTTCATTTCCAATCCGGACCTGCCGCGCCGGTTGAGCCAAGGCCTCCCGTTGACGCCCTACAACCGCGCGACCTTCTACGGTGGCGAGGAGAAGGGCTATACGGATTACCCGGTCTATGGCGAACTGGAGCCGGCGTGA
- a CDS encoding DUF2478 domain-containing protein, whose translation MRSELADAVLAGRAALIAVSEKCVDASKDFTGERGTTLPYARRVVDEWWRVCRRDAIMRGIR comes from the coding sequence CTGCGCAGCGAACTCGCCGACGCGGTCCTTGCCGGCCGCGCGGCGCTGATCGCGGTGTCGGAGAAATGCGTCGATGCCTCGAAGGATTTCACCGGCGAACGCGGTACCACGTTGCCCTATGCGCGCCGCGTCGTCGATGAATGGTGGCGGGTTTGCCGTCGCGATGCCATCATGCGCGGCATCCGCTGA
- the modD gene encoding ModD protein produces the protein MPTVATRAELECLLADDVPYGDLTTEALGICGAAGTMEFAARDSMVLALAEDAAAIIEMSGCSVDLSATSGTTLRPGTPILTARGSAGGLLRSWKVAQTLIEIWSGVATAAREIVEAATAVSPGIVVACTRKNTPGTKRYAVAAVKAGGAVMHRLGLSETVLVFPEHRGFLGEEKLAATVERLRRVGPEKKLVIEVTSVAAAIAAAEAGFDVVQLEKFAPPDVATLVERLRSARPRPVVAVAGGVNSGNAAAYAQAGADVLVTSSPYLAKPRDVQVRIRPNA, from the coding sequence ATGCCGACAGTTGCAACCCGCGCGGAACTCGAATGCCTGCTGGCCGACGACGTGCCGTATGGCGACCTCACGACCGAGGCGCTGGGCATCTGCGGCGCCGCGGGCACGATGGAATTTGCCGCACGCGATTCGATGGTGCTCGCGCTTGCCGAGGACGCCGCCGCCATCATCGAAATGTCCGGGTGCAGCGTAGACCTTTCGGCGACCAGCGGCACGACGCTTCGGCCCGGCACCCCCATTCTGACGGCGCGAGGTTCGGCCGGCGGATTGCTGCGAAGCTGGAAGGTCGCGCAAACCCTGATCGAGATCTGGTCGGGCGTCGCCACCGCGGCCCGCGAGATCGTCGAGGCCGCCACTGCGGTCTCTCCCGGCATCGTCGTGGCCTGCACGCGCAAGAATACACCCGGCACCAAGCGCTATGCGGTCGCGGCGGTGAAGGCAGGCGGCGCCGTGATGCACCGGCTGGGCCTGTCCGAGACGGTGCTCGTGTTTCCCGAACACCGTGGCTTCCTGGGCGAGGAGAAGCTTGCGGCGACCGTCGAGCGGCTGAGACGGGTTGGTCCGGAAAAGAAGCTGGTGATCGAGGTGACGAGCGTCGCGGCGGCGATTGCCGCGGCGGAGGCGGGTTTCGATGTGGTTCAGCTGGAGAAATTTGCACCGCCTGACGTCGCCACGCTGGTTGAACGGCTGCGAAGCGCGCGACCCCGGCCCGTGGTCGCCGTCGCCGGCGGGGTCAATTCGGGCAATGCCGCCGCCTATGCGCAAGCGGGTGCCGATGTCCTGGTCACCTCGTCGCCTTATCTGGCAAAACCGCGCGACGTGCAGGTGAGAATTCGCCCGAACGCCTAG
- the pqqA gene encoding pyrroloquinoline quinone precursor peptide PqqA produces the protein MAWKAPKILEVPVGMEINMYACAARK, from the coding sequence ATGGCCTGGAAAGCACCGAAGATCCTTGAAGTCCCGGTTGGCATGGAAATCAACATGTACGCCTGCGCAGCGCGCAAGTAA
- a CDS encoding winged helix-turn-helix domain-containing protein: MAKSSAKPLPSLSVRIDLDTEGRIGPGKIQLLENIRACGSISAAGRAMDMSYKRAWDLVDEINRICKHAAVERQTGGKNGGGAVLTPFGTSLVARYRRIERAAASAVRKELVALRAEISPSKKALSR; this comes from the coding sequence ATGGCAAAATCCAGCGCGAAACCGCTTCCTTCCCTCAGTGTTCGTATCGACCTCGATACCGAGGGGCGCATCGGGCCCGGCAAGATCCAGCTCCTGGAGAATATCCGGGCCTGCGGCTCGATCTCGGCCGCTGGCCGCGCGATGGACATGTCGTACAAGCGGGCATGGGACCTGGTGGACGAGATCAACCGCATCTGCAAACACGCCGCGGTCGAACGCCAGACCGGCGGCAAGAATGGCGGCGGCGCGGTGCTGACGCCGTTCGGCACGTCGCTCGTCGCGCGGTACCGCCGAATCGAACGCGCCGCCGCAAGCGCAGTTCGCAAGGAGCTGGTGGCGTTGCGGGCAGAAATTAGTCCCTCCAAAAAAGCCTTGAGCCGCTGA
- a CDS encoding amidohydrolase family protein: protein MSDVIDRPVFEQEAKSRLRIIDCDVHPSLHSRADLNPFLSKRWQEHLKTYGDHLRTPYIGTTPYPRSSPLIARRDAWPPTGGPPGSDLAFMRKQHLDPLDIEFGLLQVLDLFIFSQQNLDFGAAIQRAVNEWQLANWCSREPRLKASILVGQDDTEAAIAEIERCAKIGQYVQINVSPRANEPLGRHRYWPIYARCEELGLPLGIHVGGYGGHAPTASGWPSYYAEEHQSNAHSMAATLTSFVIEGVPERFPKLKIVFIEGGFGWISSTMWRMDQHFEKFRSEVPHLKRRPSEYVREHFWFTTQPIDEPDEARHLRSLIEWVGVDRLLFSSDYPHWDFDDPRFAFKTPLTEAERQKIFNGNARALYKL, encoded by the coding sequence ATGAGTGATGTCATCGACCGCCCCGTGTTCGAACAGGAGGCGAAAAGCCGGCTGCGCATCATCGACTGCGACGTGCATCCGAGCCTGCATTCGCGCGCCGACCTCAATCCGTTCCTGTCGAAGCGCTGGCAGGAACACTTGAAGACCTACGGCGATCATTTGCGCACGCCCTATATCGGCACCACGCCCTATCCGCGCTCCTCGCCGCTGATCGCGCGGCGCGATGCCTGGCCGCCGACCGGCGGGCCGCCCGGATCCGATCTCGCCTTCATGCGCAAGCAGCACCTCGATCCGCTCGACATCGAGTTCGGCCTGCTGCAGGTGCTCGACCTCTTCATCTTCTCGCAACAGAATCTCGATTTCGGCGCCGCGATCCAGCGCGCCGTCAATGAGTGGCAGCTCGCCAACTGGTGCAGCCGCGAGCCGCGGCTGAAGGCCTCCATTCTGGTCGGCCAGGACGACACCGAAGCGGCGATCGCCGAGATCGAGCGCTGCGCCAAGATCGGCCAATATGTCCAGATCAATGTCTCGCCGCGCGCCAACGAGCCGCTCGGCCGCCACCGCTACTGGCCGATCTATGCGCGCTGCGAGGAGCTCGGCCTGCCGCTCGGCATTCACGTCGGCGGTTATGGCGGCCACGCGCCGACAGCGAGCGGCTGGCCGTCTTATTACGCCGAGGAGCACCAGTCGAATGCGCATTCGATGGCGGCGACGCTGACGAGCTTTGTCATCGAAGGCGTGCCCGAGCGGTTTCCGAAACTCAAGATCGTGTTCATCGAGGGCGGCTTCGGCTGGATCTCCTCGACGATGTGGCGGATGGACCAGCATTTTGAAAAATTCCGCAGCGAGGTGCCGCATCTCAAGCGCCGCCCGTCGGAATATGTCCGCGAGCATTTCTGGTTCACGACGCAACCGATCGACGAGCCGGACGAAGCGCGGCATCTGCGCTCGCTGATCGAATGGGTCGGCGTCGACCGCCTGCTGTTCTCCTCGGATTATCCGCATTGGGATTTCGACGATCCGCGTTTTGCCTTCAAGACGCCGTTGACGGAGGCCGAACGGCAAAAGATCTTCAACGGCAACGCCCGCGCGCTGTACAAGCTTTGA
- a CDS encoding Rieske (2Fe-2S) protein translates to MTRHIVARTTEIPPGGNKVVGVDGRDIVVFHVNGEYFALLNRCPHAGAPLDKAACVARLTSPEPGVYQRSRVGELLRCAWHGWEFDMRTGQSWFDPKRVKVRTYPVVIEDGETLAKGPYVAETFPVHIEDSYVVIEINSQ, encoded by the coding sequence ATGACCCGTCACATCGTTGCCCGCACCACGGAGATCCCGCCCGGCGGCAACAAGGTGGTCGGCGTGGACGGTCGCGACATCGTGGTGTTCCACGTCAACGGCGAATATTTCGCGCTGCTCAACCGCTGCCCGCACGCCGGCGCGCCGCTCGACAAGGCCGCCTGCGTGGCGCGGCTGACCTCGCCGGAGCCCGGGGTTTATCAGCGCTCGCGTGTCGGCGAACTGCTGCGCTGCGCCTGGCACGGCTGGGAATTCGACATGCGCACTGGCCAGTCCTGGTTCGATCCGAAACGCGTCAAGGTGCGGACCTATCCGGTCGTGATCGAGGACGGCGAGACGCTCGCCAAGGGGCCCTATGTGGCGGAGACGTTTCCGGTGCATATCGAAGACAGTTACGTCGTGATCGAGATCAACAGCCAATAA
- a CDS encoding TOBE domain-containing protein, producing the protein MKLSARNILPGKVVAVTKGTTTAHVKVELASGLTVFSSITNEAVDDLALKVGDSVSAVIKSSDVVIGK; encoded by the coding sequence ATGAAATTGAGCGCACGCAATATACTTCCCGGCAAGGTTGTTGCCGTCACCAAGGGAACGACGACGGCCCATGTGAAGGTCGAACTCGCTTCCGGCCTGACGGTGTTTTCCTCGATCACCAACGAGGCCGTCGACGACCTCGCGCTTAAGGTCGGCGACAGCGTGTCGGCTGTGATCAAGTCTTCGGACGTCGTGATCGGAAAGTAG
- a CDS encoding DUF2478 domain-containing protein — protein MFDSQCDLAALVYERDQDPDRVLHDFASDLNIRGYRAVGLVQTGHHCVDAPKLSAMLVHTGEERQLFQNLGAGATGCRLDVGKLLDAGAQIANAIDEGADLVIVNRFGRQECEGKGLSYLVERALSADIPVVIAVPSHRFAAWIRFADGMSVRLRCDRTALEAWWSAVSARNAGMLGRDHQTVCEVLK, from the coding sequence GTGTTCGATTCCCAATGCGACCTTGCCGCACTGGTCTACGAACGGGATCAGGATCCTGATCGAGTGCTGCATGATTTTGCCTCGGACCTGAACATTCGCGGCTATCGCGCGGTCGGGCTTGTGCAGACAGGCCATCATTGTGTCGATGCGCCAAAACTATCCGCGATGCTGGTCCATACCGGCGAGGAACGGCAGCTATTTCAAAACCTCGGGGCCGGCGCGACCGGCTGCAGGCTGGATGTCGGCAAGCTGCTCGACGCCGGCGCCCAGATCGCCAACGCGATCGATGAGGGCGCCGACCTCGTGATCGTCAACCGGTTCGGACGGCAGGAATGCGAGGGCAAGGGCCTGTCCTATCTGGTCGAGCGCGCGCTGAGCGCGGATATTCCGGTCGTGATCGCGGTGCCGAGCCATCGCTTCGCGGCCTGGATCAGATTTGCCGACGGCATGAGCGTCAGGCTGCGCTGCGACCGCACGGCGCTGGAGGCCTGGTGGAGTGCGGTGTCAGCACGCAACGCCGGCATGCTCGGGCGCGATCACCAGACCGTCTGCGAGGTGCTGAAGTAG